The proteins below come from a single [Chlorobium] sp. 445 genomic window:
- a CDS encoding amino acid dehydrogenase yields the protein MNVQQGLYKEPAPIKDKENPFESMMARFDIAAEILHLEEGIYQYLKTPVKQVTVSIPIQMDNGKIEVFEGYRVIHNDILGPSKGGIRYAPDVTLDEVKALAAWMTWKCAILNLPFGGAKGAVKCDPTQLTPIEVEKITRRYTANLMSVFGPDKDIPAPDMNTNEQTMAWIMDTYSMHVQRTETAVVTGKPVILGGSLGRREATGRGVMICTLSAMDKLGMSPTSSRVVVQGFGNVGSVSAKLLYEQGCKIVGISDISGGYYNPNGHDIPKALEYAAKHGSLAGYSEGDHITNEELLELPCDVLVPAAKEDQITTRNAHKLQCRLIVEGANGPMTADAEPIIFDRGIRTVPDILANAGGVTVSYFEWVQDRQGYFWSLERVNRRLERAMRNAFEAVYHTAITHNQTLRIGAYILAIDKVAKTLKLRGIYA from the coding sequence ATGAACGTTCAACAAGGATTGTACAAGGAACCTGCACCCATCAAGGATAAAGAGAATCCTTTTGAATCCATGATGGCGCGCTTTGATATCGCCGCTGAAATTCTCCATCTCGAAGAAGGGATTTATCAATATCTCAAGACACCTGTTAAGCAAGTGACTGTCTCAATCCCCATTCAGATGGATAATGGCAAGATCGAGGTGTTTGAAGGCTATCGCGTGATTCACAACGATATACTCGGTCCGTCAAAAGGCGGCATTCGCTATGCGCCAGATGTAACACTTGATGAAGTTAAAGCTTTGGCGGCATGGATGACATGGAAGTGTGCGATTTTGAACCTTCCCTTTGGCGGTGCAAAAGGTGCTGTCAAGTGTGATCCCACACAACTCACGCCCATTGAAGTTGAAAAAATCACGCGCCGCTACACTGCAAATCTGATGTCCGTGTTTGGACCTGACAAAGATATTCCTGCGCCAGATATGAACACCAACGAACAGACGATGGCGTGGATTATGGACACTTACTCAATGCACGTGCAGCGCACAGAAACAGCTGTCGTAACGGGAAAGCCAGTCATCTTGGGCGGCTCGCTTGGAAGACGCGAAGCGACTGGACGCGGCGTGATGATTTGCACACTTTCAGCGATGGATAAATTAGGCATGTCGCCGACGAGTTCTCGTGTCGTAGTGCAAGGGTTTGGTAATGTCGGCTCTGTTTCTGCGAAATTGCTCTATGAGCAAGGCTGTAAAATCGTTGGCATTAGCGATATCTCTGGCGGATACTACAATCCTAACGGACATGATATTCCAAAAGCGCTGGAATATGCAGCAAAACACGGTTCGCTTGCAGGATACAGCGAAGGCGATCATATCACCAATGAAGAACTGCTTGAGCTACCATGCGATGTGCTCGTTCCTGCCGCAAAAGAAGACCAAATTACCACGCGTAATGCTCATAAACTTCAGTGCCGCTTGATTGTAGAAGGAGCAAATGGTCCGATGACCGCCGATGCAGAGCCAATTATTTTCGACAGAGGGATTCGTACTGTGCCCGATATTTTAGCTAATGCTGGTGGCGTCACGGTCAGTTACTTCGAGTGGGTTCAAGATCGACAGGGCTATTTCTGGTCGCTGGAGCGTGTCAATCGCCGCTTAGAACGTGCTATGCGCAATGCCTTCGAAGCTGTCTATCACACTGCAATTACGCACAATCAAACCCTTCGGATTGGGGCATACATCCTTGCCATTGATAAGGTTGCCAAAACTTTGAAATTGCGCGGCATTTATGCATGA